The following proteins are encoded in a genomic region of Streptococcus constellatus subsp. constellatus:
- a CDS encoding LPXTG cell wall anchor domain-containing protein: MGSKFTSVGTANTKLPKTGTKEFPFLPLIGLVGLASSATLIGKSWKRKEE; encoded by the coding sequence GTGGGATCTAAGTTTACCTCTGTTGGAACTGCGAATACTAAATTACCAAAAACAGGCACTAAAGAATTTCCATTCTTGCCTTTAATAGGCTTAGTCGGTCTAGCGTCTTCAGCTACTTTAATTGGTAAGTCATGGAAGAGAAAGGAAGAATAA
- a CDS encoding AraC family transcriptional regulator has translation MQIIQFFNETINYIESVLDSEIDEDKITHLSTYSYPMFSRLFSILTDTTLSEYIRSRRLTEAAVLLRDTNIKVIDIAMKYGYESSDSFGTAFKKFHGFTPSEVRNGKPFKIVSRVQLALSVRGGRSMNITIQKKNSFTVAGRNEQNINSSLCPSVWNKLYGEYRHDELARLGEGQSVGVCYNVEQPSTINYIAGYIVTDVDKAKSMGLDVLKVEEAEYAIVELTGSVPECIHNGWKYAMEVFFPEHGYVHSGKPDFEYYYEGDMDSKDYKMELWIPIVKA, from the coding sequence ATGCAGATAATTCAATTTTTTAATGAAACAATTAACTACATTGAAAGTGTGCTGGATAGCGAAATAGATGAAGATAAAATTACCCATTTATCCACTTATTCTTATCCTATGTTTAGCAGACTCTTTTCCATATTAACAGATACAACATTGTCAGAGTATATTAGAAGTCGAAGGTTGACAGAAGCGGCTGTTTTACTGAGAGATACCAATATTAAAGTTATTGATATAGCGATGAAGTATGGATATGAATCATCTGATTCATTTGGGACTGCATTCAAAAAATTTCATGGATTTACACCTTCAGAGGTAAGAAATGGAAAACCATTCAAAATAGTTTCACGAGTGCAGCTAGCACTAAGTGTAAGAGGAGGAAGAAGTATGAACATCACAATTCAAAAGAAAAATTCATTTACAGTTGCAGGTAGGAATGAACAAAATATCAATTCATCATTATGTCCGAGTGTTTGGAATAAACTATATGGAGAATATCGTCATGATGAATTAGCAAGATTGGGAGAAGGTCAAAGTGTCGGTGTTTGTTACAATGTAGAACAACCAAGTACTATTAATTACATAGCAGGGTACATCGTTACAGATGTAGATAAAGCAAAAAGTATGGGTTTAGATGTTTTGAAAGTTGAAGAAGCAGAATATGCCATTGTAGAGTTAACAGGAAGTGTTCCGGAATGTATTCATAATGGTTGGAAATATGCAATGGAAGTATTTTTCCCAGAACATGGTTATGTCCATTCAGGAAAACCTGACTTTGAATATTATTATGAAGGGGATATGGATAGTAAAGACTACAAAATGGAACTTTGGATTCCAATTGTAAAAGCATAA
- the rplL gene encoding 50S ribosomal protein L7/L12 codes for MALNIENIIAEIKEASILELNDLVKAIEEEFGVTAAAPVAVAAAGAGEAAAAKDSFDVELTAAGDKKVGVIKAVREITGLGLKEAKELVDGAPTVVKEGVATAEAEEIKTKLEEAGASVTLK; via the coding sequence ATGGCATTGAACATTGAAAATATTATTGCTGAAATTAAAGAAGCTTCAATCCTTGAATTGAACGATCTTGTAAAAGCTATCGAAGAAGAATTTGGTGTAACTGCAGCTGCTCCTGTAGCTGTAGCTGCTGCTGGCGCTGGTGAAGCTGCTGCTGCAAAAGATTCATTTGACGTGGAATTGACTGCAGCAGGCGACAAGAAAGTTGGCGTTATCAAAGCTGTTCGTGAAATCACAGGTCTTGGTCTTAAAGAAGCTAAAGAACTTGTTGATGGAGCACCAACTGTTGTTAAAGAAGGTGTTGCAACTGCAGAAGCTGAAGAAATCAAAACGAAATTGGAAGAAGCTGGAGCTTCAGTTACTCTTAAATAA
- the rimM gene encoding ribosome maturation factor RimM (Essential for efficient processing of 16S rRNA): MNYYNVGKIVNTQGLQGEMRVLSVTDFAEERFKKGSMLALFDKKDNFVMNVEISSHRKMKNFDIIKFKGMYHINDIEKYRDFTLKVAEEDLSDLDEGEFYYHEIIGLNVYEQDILIGTIKEILQPGANDVWVVKRKGKRDLLLPYIPPVVLNIDLENSRVDVEIPEGLDDED; the protein is encoded by the coding sequence ATGAACTATTATAATGTTGGAAAGATTGTGAATACGCAAGGTTTGCAAGGTGAAATGCGTGTACTATCGGTGACGGATTTTGCAGAGGAACGTTTTAAAAAGGGAAGTATGTTGGCCCTTTTCGATAAGAAAGATAATTTTGTCATGAATGTGGAAATTTCCAGTCATCGTAAGATGAAAAATTTTGATATTATCAAATTCAAAGGAATGTACCATATCAATGACATTGAAAAATATCGTGATTTTACTTTGAAAGTGGCTGAAGAAGATTTATCGGATTTAGATGAAGGCGAATTTTACTATCATGAAATTATTGGCTTGAATGTTTATGAACAGGATATTTTGATTGGAACAATTAAAGAAATTTTGCAGCCCGGTGCTAATGATGTCTGGGTGGTAAAGCGCAAAGGCAAGCGTGATTTACTGTTGCCTTATATTCCGCCTGTTGTATTGAATATTGATCTTGAAAATAGTCGAGTAGATGTGGAAATTCCGGAAGGACTGGACGATGAAGATTGA
- a CDS encoding IS30 family transposase: MSYSHLTITDRIKIETYLELGLKPCQIASKLGVHKSTISRELRRCQNGYSAVLAQEQYDHRAKQKGRKSCLTPKLKKEIENGLKSSWSPEQICGRYQLEQKPMVAFKTIYNWLYAGLIDLDLSVLRRKGRTRQPKETRGTFRIGTPIAKRPKEVRNRETFGHWELDTVVSSRGKSKGCLATFLERKTRFYLAFKIPDRTAKAMFSAIEQLCRLFPKETLKTFTSDRGKEFACYPLVENLGISFFFADAYSSWQRGSNENANGLLREYFPKKTDLAAISDEALNKALYDINHRPRKCLAYRTAYEALVDELE, from the coding sequence ATGAGCTACTCCCATCTTACCATAACCGACCGAATAAAGATAGAAACCTACTTGGAATTAGGTTTAAAACCTTGCCAAATTGCAAGTAAACTTGGCGTCCATAAGTCTACCATTTCAAGAGAGTTAAGACGATGTCAAAATGGTTATTCCGCAGTCTTAGCACAGGAACAGTACGACCACAGGGCTAAGCAAAAAGGTCGGAAGTCTTGTTTAACACCAAAGTTGAAAAAGGAAATTGAGAACGGTTTAAAATCCTCCTGGTCGCCTGAACAGATTTGTGGGCGCTATCAGCTTGAACAAAAGCCAATGGTAGCTTTTAAAACCATCTATAACTGGCTCTATGCTGGTTTGATTGATCTGGATTTAAGCGTCCTCCGTCGTAAAGGAAGAACTCGACAACCCAAAGAAACACGTGGGACATTTAGGATTGGCACGCCGATTGCCAAACGTCCTAAAGAGGTTCGGAATCGTGAAACTTTTGGCCACTGGGAGCTTGATACTGTAGTGTCTTCCAGAGGCAAAAGCAAGGGGTGTTTAGCGACTTTTCTAGAGCGAAAAACTCGTTTTTACTTAGCTTTCAAGATACCAGATAGAACAGCCAAAGCCATGTTTTCAGCCATCGAACAACTTTGTAGGCTATTTCCAAAAGAGACTCTTAAAACCTTCACTTCAGACAGGGGAAAAGAGTTCGCCTGCTATCCTCTAGTAGAGAATTTAGGAATTTCCTTTTTCTTTGCGGACGCCTATTCATCTTGGCAGAGAGGAAGTAATGAAAACGCAAATGGCTTACTAAGAGAATATTTCCCAAAGAAAACAGATTTAGCTGCTATCTCTGATGAGGCTTTGAACAAGGCCTTATATGATATCAATCACCGACCACGAAAATGTTTAGCTTACAGAACGGCTTATGAAGCTCTAGTGGATGAGTTAGAGTAA
- the rplJ gene encoding 50S ribosomal protein L10 encodes MSEASIAKKAELVDVVAEKMKAAASIVVVDARGLTVEQDTVLRRNLRGSEVEYKVIKNSILRRAAEKAGLEGLADAFVGPSAVAFSNEDVVAPAKIINDFTKEADALEIKGGAIEGAVASKEEIVALATLPNREGLLSMLLSVLQAPVRNVALAVKAVADNKEEAA; translated from the coding sequence ATGAGTGAAGCAAGTATTGCAAAAAAAGCGGAACTAGTTGATGTAGTTGCTGAAAAAATGAAAGCAGCTGCAAGTATCGTTGTTGTTGATGCTCGTGGTCTTACAGTTGAACAAGACACAGTTCTTCGTCGTAATCTTCGTGGAAGCGAAGTTGAGTATAAAGTTATCAAAAACTCAATTTTACGTCGTGCAGCTGAAAAAGCTGGACTTGAAGGCCTTGCTGATGCTTTTGTTGGACCATCTGCTGTTGCATTTTCAAATGAAGATGTTGTAGCACCAGCAAAAATCATCAATGATTTTACTAAAGAAGCTGATGCACTTGAAATTAAAGGTGGAGCTATTGAAGGTGCTGTTGCATCTAAAGAAGAAATTGTTGCTCTTGCAACTCTTCCAAACCGCGAAGGACTTCTATCTATGCTACTATCTGTACTTCAAGCGCCAGTTCGCAACGTTGCTCTCGCAGTCAAAGCTGTTGCAGACAACAAAGAAGAAGCGGCTTAA
- the trmD gene encoding tRNA (guanosine(37)-N1)-methyltransferase TrmD: MKIDILTLFPEMFAPLEHSIVGKAREKGLLEIHYHNFRENAEKSRHVDDEPYGGGQGMLLRAQPIFDAYDAIEKKQPRVVLLDPAGRTFNQAYAEELSQEEELIFICGHYEGYDERIKSLVTDEVSLGDYVLTGGELAAMTMIDATVRLIPEVLGKEVSHTDDSFSSGLLEYPQYTRPYEFRGMVVPDILMSGHHENIRKWRLYESLKKTYERRPDLLEKYELTAEEEGMLEEIHREKSNDIKD, from the coding sequence ATGAAGATTGATATTTTGACCCTATTTCCGGAGATGTTTGCCCCTTTAGAGCATTCAATAGTTGGCAAGGCGCGCGAAAAAGGATTACTAGAGATTCACTATCATAATTTTCGAGAAAATGCAGAGAAATCGAGACACGTTGATGACGAGCCTTATGGGGGCGGTCAAGGAATGCTGCTCAGAGCGCAACCAATTTTTGATGCTTATGATGCGATTGAAAAAAAGCAGCCACGAGTCGTTTTGTTGGATCCTGCTGGTCGAACATTTAATCAAGCCTATGCGGAAGAACTTTCTCAAGAAGAAGAATTAATCTTTATCTGCGGGCATTATGAAGGTTATGATGAGCGGATTAAAAGTTTGGTGACAGACGAGGTTTCTCTTGGAGATTATGTTTTGACCGGTGGAGAGTTGGCTGCTATGACGATGATCGATGCAACGGTACGACTGATTCCTGAAGTTCTTGGTAAGGAAGTTAGTCATACTGATGACAGTTTTTCATCAGGTCTTTTAGAATATCCTCAATATACGCGCCCTTATGAGTTTCGTGGAATGGTTGTGCCAGATATTTTGATGAGCGGTCATCATGAGAATATTCGAAAATGGCGTCTGTATGAGAGTTTGAAAAAGACTTATGAACGTCGTCCAGATTTATTAGAAAAATATGAATTAACAGCCGAAGAAGAAGGAATGCTAGAAGAGATTCATAGAGAAAAGAGCAATGATATAAAAGATTAA